The proteins below come from a single Stomoxys calcitrans chromosome 1, idStoCalc2.1, whole genome shotgun sequence genomic window:
- the LOC106095425 gene encoding dynein axonemal assembly factor 6 yields MSLFENVENLKLLRNLLNPQDSRDDGSDLEEDGEPLLKEKWNPGCLGPQQTTKSLETFASPYAPLKPDEVEAKHQPSTLEEWQEQQELEDSNILDTRKSPEYSMTYRQAVGTEDVYLQISNRTNSSASCEDLVVEIFLPGDSTPADKMSLSITANEVDLATPIYRLKLPMSQPINVDRCRAKYDKDLEKLTLTLRMQRELDFVNF; encoded by the exons ATGTCCTTGTTCGAGaatgtggaaaatttaaaattgctaCGAAATCTCTTAAACCCCCAAGACAGCAGAGATGATGGCTCGGATTTAGAAGAAGATGGAGAGCCATTGCTAAAAGAAAAATGGA ATCCTGGATGTTTGGGACCTCAACAAACTACCAAATCCTTGGAAACATTTGCATCACCTTATGCCCCTTTAAAGCCGGATGAAGTAGAGGCCAAACATCAACCCTCCACCTTGGAGGAATGGCAAGAGCAACAGGAATTGGAGGATTCCAATATTTTGGATACACGCAAAAGTCCTGAATACAGCATGACTTATCGCCAAGCTGTGGGCACCGAAGATGTCTATCTACAAATAAGTAATCGCACTAATTCCTCTGCCAGTTGTGAGGATTTGGTGGTGGAAATATTTTTGCCTGGCGACTCAACACCAGCCGATAAGATGTCTTTGTCCATAACAGCCAATGAAGTGGATTTGGCCACTCCCATATATCGCCTCAAATTGCCTATGAGCCAACCCATTAATGTGGATCGTTGTAGGGCAAAATATGACAAAGATTTGGAAAAATTAACATTGACTTTACGCATGCAGAGAGAATTGgattttgtgaatttttaa